CGGACTGGGCTCTAGCATACGTGAGAAAGGAGAAGACCCGGGAAGAAACAGAGTTATCATtggtgctagaaggagggggTCGAACCTCCGGTGGTGTGGTGTCATCCCCAGTTACATTACACAGCTCCAAGAGCCAAGAAAACCCCCTCTCAGGTAAAAACAAAACCCTCACTCTCTTCTCAGTTCATTTTCCTTATTTTTCCTTCCAGAACAGTCACACACCCTGGTGCACCCCTGTTATTATTTCCCATAATCTGTTCTAAAACTAATGACCACGAGAAAAAGCAAAACTTCGATCTCCGGAACTATCCAGCCCACCGTTGTCCCACCCAGGGACGACGAGATGGAAGATATAGAGAAGAGCCCTCCATAACTCGTGCTTCATCTCAGCTCCAGCCCGGAGACCAGAGGATAACTATAGAGAAAGCAGCCCACAAATATGCTGAAACCTCTACAAACTCTTGGGGAAACATGACCCCGAAGCAGATTCATGCGGCTATGGACCTGTGGAAGGAAAAGAACAAGGCTCCTGAAACCCGTCCCGGGGACCAGGAAGAGCACTCGGAAGAATCTTGAGGCTCAGTCTTGGACCGAATTGGAAGAACTAAGAGGCCGTCAGAGGACGCCCGGGATGAGATCAAGAGGGCCACACTCCGGGATCGTATCCGGAAGGAAGAAGAGGCCAAGGCAAAGGCCAACATTAAAAAGAGGGTCCAAGAGGAGGAAGCAAAATTAAAGAAGAAGACGCGCCGGATTCATGTCTCTTCAAATTCAGAACCGGAGAAGGAATCTAAGCAGGAACAAATGGCCCGGGTTCTCCGGGATCTCAAAAGAAAAATGGAAAGAGACGTGGAAGTCGGAGCAGCAGCCACGCCCTTCACCAGAAAGCTGGAATCCACCCCCAGGGAACCAACACTCAAACACTTAAACTTTGACTCTTTTGACGGGCTTGCCGACCCCGAAGAACATCTCAACTACTTTAAACAGATCTCAAACATATATGATTACAATGACCTCACCAAATGTCGTTTCTTCGCTTTAACACTAAAGGGAGTAGCACAAAAATGGTTCAACAGAATCTCCTCCCGGAGCATCGACTTTTGGAAAGACTTCCGGGAGATATTTTTCAAGAGGTTCAAGGCGAACCGCATGAACGAGCTCCAGATGTGCCATTTGGAAACCATTCAACAGAGAAGCAGAGAAACTCTACCAGAATTCATCAAAAGGTTTCAGGAATCAGTCAACCAGCTCTCCAACCTTGAGGAGAAGGAAGCCATAAATATTTTCCGGCGTAATCTCCACCCGGTTTCATGTGAGGGCTACGTGAAGGACCTGATCCATAGGGAGCCCCAAAGCCTTGCTTCGGCTTATGCGATGGCTTCAAAGTTTATCAAGGAAAATGACTTCCTCACCTTGATGAAGATGAACAGGCAAATCCGGTATGATGACGAGTCTCCGGAACGCCACTCCACCTACAGGAAAGAAAAGAGATACAAGGTAGACATGCAGACCAATTATGTATAGCAGTCTCGGGGAACCCTACCCCGGGATGACTACTCCAGACCTCAAAGGATTGAAAGAAAGCCCAAGCCTAAAAGGGAGCCAAAGCCAGAGCCCGAATGGACACCGCTCAACCGACCCCGGTCTGACATCTTAAGGGAGATCAAGGGGAAACCTTTTTACTACCCCCCAAAGCCGGTCCTAGCACCCCCCCCCCGAGAACAGGGCGCGGGACAAACATTGCGGATATCACGAGGATCACGGCCATACCACGGAGAACTGTTTTTCTTTCAAGATGTTCATTGAAGACCAGATCAAGAAGGGCAACATGAACCAGTACCTACAAAGAAGACTCAATGACAAAGATAAGCCCTCTAGCGGCGGCAAGCACGTGGTCAACAAGATCTTTGGAGGAACCAGCTCCCCTCCCCGGAGCCCAGACATGGACAGTGATATCATGATGATCCAACCTGCTGAAGATGAGCCCATATATTTCTCTAACACCGATTATGAAGGTCTGGATCCCGTGCACAACCAAGCCCTGGTTGTGACCCTCGACATTGCTGACAATGAGGTACAAAGAATTTTGATTGACAATGGTTCTTCAGCTACTATTATCTTTGAGCACACACTTATCAGGATGAAGTTGGAATACCTTCGTATGGATCCATGCCTTGAAGACCCCCCCTTACGGATTCAGCAATAATATGATCCCGATCCGCGGGGTAATATACCTCCCCATGGTCTTTGGTGCCGCACCCCGGTAGGTATTCCATGTCATGAAGTTCTACGTGATAAGTGTTGCATCCTCTTATAACATGATTCTGGGAAGGCCCACTATCACCAAGCTCCGGGCCACCCCGTTTACAATCCACTTCAAGCTAAAATTCCCCACGCCGGGAGGCATCGGAGAACTCATAGGGGACCGGGGCATATCTAGAAAATGCTATGGACAAGCCCTGGTCATGGCCGAAACTGACCCGGAGAACAAAAAAAAGGCAATGGCCTTACCCAAAGGCAAAAGCCGCAAGAAGCATCGTGAACATCTCAGCAAAAGACCAAGGTTGGACGTCAACATGATAGAGGATTCGGGGTACGACGTGACCAACACCGACGCCCGGATACAGAAATTTGTGGAAGTAAAAGAAAGAACCAAGGTGGAACCTGCCACACAAACTATGGAGGTAGAGCTAGAGCCCGGGGACCCCACCCGAAAGTTGAAAATTGGAAAAGGCCTGGGAACATCCTTTCAGAAAGAACTCATCTTGCTGCTTAAAGAATATGCTAACGTGTTCGCATGGGCACCAGAAGATACGCCCGGAATCGACCAGTCCATGGCATTGCACAGTTTGGATGTAGACCCTCGGAAGAGCCCAATCAAACAGAAAAGAAGAAACTTTACCCCGGAGCGGCAACAAGCAATAGACAAAGAAATAGAGAAGTTGCTCAAGGCCAACATCATCTGTGAAATCAATTACCCCGACTGGCTCACCAATGTGGTGTTAGTCAAGAAGCCGAAtagaaagtggagaatgtgtgtcGACTACACGAGCCTCAACGCTGCGTGCCCCAAAGATTCTTATCCCCAACATTGATTAACTAATCGACGCAACTTCGGGCCACGTCATGCTCAACTTTATGGACGCCTTTTCAGGGTACAACCAGGTCCGCATGAATCCCGAAGATATCGCCAAAATAGCCTTCATCACTCATAGGGCAGTCTACGCCTTCATCATGATGCCCTTCGGGCTCATCAACGCCGGAGCCACCTACCCGAAAATGATGAACACAATTTTCAAAAGCCAGATGGGGAGGAATATAGAATCTTATGTAGATGACATGATCTCCAAGTCGCTCATGATCCCGGATCATATAAAAGACCTCAAGGAGTGTTTTGACAACCTGAGGAGATACAACATGAAGTTGAACCCGAAGAAATGTGCATTCAGGGTACCTTCGGGCAAATTCCTGGGTTTCTTGGTCAGCGAAAGAGGAATAGAAGCAAACTCGGAGAAAATCAACGCTATAATAGAAATGAAGATACCTCGCACTCAGAAGGATATCCAGATTTGGCTGGATGTCTGGTGGCCCAGCGCAGGTTCATCCCGAACCTGGCGGAAAGATGTCTCCCTTTCTTCGAGTTACTAAAAGGCGCCCGGAACAAGAAGTTAGTAGATTGGACCCCAGAATGCCACACAGCCTTTGAAGAAGTCAAACGACACCTGATGAACCCCCGGTGCTATCAAAAGCCAAGCCCGGTGAGCCTTTATCCCTCAACATCGCCGCCGGCCCCAAGGCTGTCTCTTCGGCCCTAGTCCGGGAGGAAGGAGAAATACAGAGCCCCATCTACTATGTCAGCCAAATCCTTAAGGACGCCGAGACTCGGTACCCAAACTTGGAAAAGTTCGCCTTGGCCCTCGTACATTCCAGCAGGAAGCTAAGGCAATACTTCCAAGGCCGAGAGATTAAAGTGGTCATAGACCAGCAGCTCAGGAAGATTATCCATAAGCCAGACGCCTCCGGAAGGCTAGTCAACCGGGCCATCGAATTAAGCCAATTAACATCAAATTTGTGCCAAGGATAGCGATAAAGGCCCAGGCCTTAGCAGAATTCGTCATTGAATGCACCTTCCCAGAGCAGCAACCACCTGCGTCCCATGAGTTAACCCAAGAAGAAGCCAACCCAGGAACGGATTGCTGGAAGTTCTACGTGGACGGATCGTCTACGTCCGAGAGGTCCAGAGCTGGACTCATTCTAATCAGCCCGGAGGGGTTCACCATTCAACAAGTAATAACTTTTGCCTTCAAGGCAACGAACAATCAGGCTAAATATGAGGCACTCATCTCCGGGCACAGATTGGCAAAATCTCTTGGCATTTCGAAGATGGTCATCTACAGTGACTCTCAGATTGTGGTCAAGCAAACCAATGGAGAATATATTGTGAAAGATCCCACATTGGCACAATATCAAGCAATGGTGCAGAACATCCTGGGAACCACCCCCGACATCACCAAACTTCAGATCAATAGGAAGGAGAACTCCAAGGCAGATGAGCTGTCCAAGCTCATGCAGAATACTTCAGACCTCACTAGTTCAGTGTACTTCGAAGAGCTTGAGGCACCCAACACGGCGCAATTCGAGGTCCTGTGCATCGGCAGCACGAACAACTGGATGACCCCCTACATAGTTTACTTAAGGGACAGAACGCACCCGGAAGACCAGAACAAGGCCAGGTACCTAAAGCATAAAGCTGCTCATTTCTTCCTGAAAAATGGTTAGTTATACAGAAGAACCTTTTCAGCACCCACCCTGAAGTGTGTGGATCCGGATGAGGCGAACTATTGTCTCCGGGAAGTTCATGAAGGCATCTGCGGAGACCACATGGCAGCCAAAGCTTTGGCTTAAAAAGTCATTAGGCAAGGATATTACTGGCCCACAATCCACGCCGATTCTATCGCCTACATTAAGAAATGCCCTCAGTGCCAGAAATTCAGCAATGTTCCCACACAAAGCCCCTGCCTGCCAGCAACGGTCTTGTCTCCAATCCCATTTGCCGTTTGGGGCATAGATATCATGGGTCCCTTTCCTCGAGCAAAAGGCGACCTCCGCTATGTCCTGGTAGCCATTGATTATATAACAAAGTGGGCAGAAGCTAAAGGCATGAGAACGATCAATCAACATGATTGCATCAAATTTTTGGATACAATCGtcatgaggttcgggatcccggTAATTATTGTCTCCGATAATGGTCCACAGTTCGTCGGGTCCGACTTTGAAGCATATTTGAAAGAGCTCGGAATCAAGCACAAAAGGGCATCGGTTGTGCATCCTCAGGGAAATGGACAGGTCGAAGTAACTAATAGAACCATACTCCGGGGCCTGGAAAAAAGACTAGAGGAGTCCAAGAAAACGTGGCCTGATGAGCTTCCGAAAGTCCTGTGGTCCTACAGAACCACCCCCAGGACGGAAACCAATGAAACCCCCTTCAAACTTGCATACGGCACCGAAGCTTGCATACCAATCGAAACCGGATCCCCCTCCCACAGGGTCATCAACTTCGACGAGATCTCAAACATCGAAGGACTTAAGACCAACCTGGAGCTCCTAGACGAAGTAAGAGACAAGGCAGTAAAAAGAATGGAAAGCTATAATGAAAAGACAAAGCTCTACTTCGCGAAGAAGGTAAAAATCAGAGAGTATGAAGCAGGAGACTTGGTACTCCGGCACATCGAGGCCTCGGATCCAACCAATCAAGAAAAGCTGCAACCCAACTGGGAGGGCCCCTATATGGTTAAGGAAGTGCTCCGCCCAAGAACCTACAAGCTAAGCTATCTCGGTGGAACTGAAGTCCCAAATACTTGGCACGGAGCCCGCCTAAGGAAATTCTACTAGTAAAGGTAGGGCGCACATTCCGGGATCTCCTTTACTTTTAGGCTATGACAGCTTGATGTAACTTTCAACATTTGCCCCGAAATGTATTTTTTgctttattataatttaaataaaaacttTGCTTCGAGCACCCCATAGCTCAAGATAATCTTACTGTCATATGCTTACTGTCGccatattacaaaattttattcagttaaaattttaaaccccatCCTGGGGACCATAACACAAACCATTTGTACTTACAaaaaattttattcaattaaaattttaaaccccatcccggggaccataacacaaaccatgtgtacttacaaaaaattttattcagttaaaattttaaaccccatCCCGGGGGCCAtaacacaaaccatgtgtacttacaaaattttattcagttaaaattttaaaccccatcccggggaccataacataaaccatgtgtacttataaaaaaatttattcagttaaaattttaaaccccatCCCGGGGGCCAtaacacaaaccatgtgtacttacaaaattttattcagttaaaattttaaaccccatCCCGGGGACCATAACACAAACCATGTATACTTACaaaaaattttattcagttaaaattttaaaccccatcccggggaccataacacaaaccatgtgtacttacaaaattttattcagttaaaattttaaaccccatCCCGGGGATCGTAACATGAACCACGTGTACTTAGAAAAAGTTCGACGAATGAAAGCAAAACCAAATACGAAAAAGGAAATATATTTACATGCATTCCCGAGGCAAACCAAGCCCCAACACAAATCCAAACCAGAGTCATACGAAATCCAAATAACGAGTCTAAAAGCCACAAGGGCTAAGTCTGAAATAACAGCAAGCTACGAAAAACAAATTACAAGGCACGAAGCCTGGGACTTCATTCTTCATTTCTCGGGAGGAGGAGGAGTCGTCTCGCGATCCTTTTCAGGAGGCGGAGGCGGCTGGGTTCCGGAGGTACCCGCTTCAGCGGCTTTGGTTTCTTCACGACGAAGCTCTTCTGTGAGGTACAGCTCTATGAACCCGTCCATGTCACCACCCAGGTTCTCATCCAGATAAGCAGAAGCAATGTCCCACCAGATGTTGACCTTCTCAAAGATCTTGTTGTTGAGCTCCTCGTAGTAAGCTGGGGTATCCCGGAAAGATTCAAGCACCTCCTCTGCTTGGGGCCTGGCAGCAAGCTCTTTCTTCAAATTATCCACCTCCGCTCGGAGGGATCCAACCACCTGCTCAGCAGCCTCCCGAGCCTTCACCGCCTCATTAACAGCCTTCTTATGCTCACATGACTCTCCTCCTTCACCTCCCAGTACTTGGTGAATGTTTCCTTCTCCTTAGACAGCTCCTTCACCGCGGCCTTATTCTTAGCCTCCCTTATGCGATAATTATGAAGAATGGTAGAGCAGCCGCTGATCCGAGCGTTGGCCTGAAAATAAACGACTCAGTACTAGTGCAAGGGTAGgaagaaaaatgataagggaacaGTCTTACCTCCGAAATATCCTgaacaagatgatcaaggaaggTATCCAGATCCTCCTTGACATAGCACTCGAAGTCAGCAGGGGTGGCATAGTTTTCGAACATCTCATTCCGACGATCATCCAAAGTCATCCGGGCTAAGAGGTTCTTCAACGCATCCTCCTCCACCAACTTCTGGCTCTCCTCCTCGGTAGGGCCTGAAGCAGAAACCCTACTATGCTGGGAGGTTCCAGAACCACCAGCAACTTCCTCCGCATCCTTCCTCTTGTGAGGGTTCAAAGATCCAACCTCCTCTTTATCCAACTCCAGCACCtcaactgtaataaccccaatttttggaatttttgaaacacggataaatagtaacttttgctgatgatgctgattaaggaaaattatcagaccacgctatataagagtacttttatggaaattctaagatcgtattagtattccataaagtaaatgagtgtatgtaaaggtcgttagaattcgaatccggacactttgatttttcccgaaaatccaccagataccgaaagaaatgagtataaggtaacatgattaaaaggatttaaattcaaggattataagagaggatcataaaaggaatataaaatattgagaaaggtttaggggaacccaagtaataggatcccagatatgatccctcaaacgacgaacgagaacgaaagttaagcgaaccgtaaaacaaataagcgaccaagagacaagcttgtacaagaagccaaggattgtgacatcatcaaatcacaaggaaaggacatgtgttaaaaaggtgacacaagcatggtgacataagcatgacaaggggttttgttttgttggttgattttgggccatgtaaaatttaccatggtaaaaagctaaaacattttccaaggcaaaaaggagaagcaaccaagcaaatatcataaaacacaaaaattagaagttgactttcccatttcaagaagaaagctctcggctaaaataaacccagcaacttcaaactgccatatctccttcaatactcactcaaatattgggttctatagctcgttggaaaggtattgagatggcctacaactcttgttcacaagtatcatccaaataagcatggtaagaccctcatttttacagttctttcaatcggacttttagaaactttaaagcctaactttgtgttcttgatttctttggaaagatcaagcttgtaggaggctccataagacttcctagtaactttccaccctccaagaaaggtataaatcttcacaccctttagtaataagtttgaatgttgaagtttggagatggtttgtatggatgagtagtaatttgaatgataagcatgattcaagcttaattgttaagtagtttagttgaatttggagatgttataatatatgattggattgagatccttgggcttattatgactgaaatcagtagcattgatgtgtatcttgagttgttgttgattggtagttggattgatatgatttggaatggtaaaaatttgggaaatcgcgtaaacatagccgtcgtaatgtccgatttactttagactgtttttgctcttaacatcaggacccgagaactccctgttaggttttgaccattaccattattagatagttcatgttacgagcttcgttttgatatgtggttcgtttgaatccgatgtacggtttaggagaaacgaccgttttaagtaacggcgtttcgcgaccgaaccattacccctcgccttactttgaaaccttggttaaagaccttaaatgactaattggggtaagaaacaattatgtaaagtggattaggcagttggtaaggtactcgcgaaagaattgccttaaaacccttaatggttaatttattaaaaatggtggagccgagagtactcgagcgacttaagtaaatcgttaagcgcgaaagcgaacgttaggactctaaatggttaaagtctagtttcttaagcgaccggggtttaattccgacctatgttgttgttcataggttatcggacccactctaagcttaagtctatccgggagcactcaggcaagttttctacccgttatactgttgttgtgatgtatatatgtatatgcattatcttgtgataaatgcatgattgttattagaaaatcttgcgatatattggagcatgttgatatgatatatatatgcatgcttgtttcgtaaccttgatatctaattgttgattcaaatgcatatagttgcgtatacccttagtaaaggggacccaaaggtgaacccttttctaaaaccgggagtagatgttcccgagtatatgatatatatatattgatatggtttttaaaattattaatcgaataaggtttattcgataactttatatcatttaatgaatattatattgaatattcattcgagggcttatgactcctttattttatttaatgaatattatattgaatattcattcgagggcttatgactcctttattttatttaatgaatattatattgaatattcattcgagggcttatggctcctttattttatttaatgaatattatattgaatattcattcgagggcttatgactcctttattttatttaatgaatattatattgaatattcattcgagggcttatgactcctttattttatttaatggatattattttgaatattcattcgaggacatatgactccgcttattttattaattgaatattatttgaatattatttcgagggcttatgactcagtttatattatttaatgaatattatttgaatattcatttgaggacctatgactccgattatttgctgagatatatactttattttattaaagaataatgtgtcgataatcaaactcacttttgattattcaaataaagatagtactttcgtataagtatatctttggttatttaatattcattgcaagtataagttttaaaacttctacttcaattatttttataaacattattctttatgggaatattatttaaataataatattcagatattttctaatatatcgggactgatttattttattaaatcagcattactccaaacattcttaaaaatgttttcgagtcttcaaaatgattttaaaagttagagcggatctcaaaacttgttttcaaatttaagatcttcctttcgaaggggatttaaatactcgctcaaaaaaaatctgagggatccggttccgtgatgtatttttttatattttcgcgacaaggttgctgttttgataaaagagttttcgattacttacccaacactcgggaagtaaaattcttggaacaagttaatccattaacaggcatcgcctgggaaatattggtgagttttcctttccaactagatatgacttcttggtggagccgtatcaacaactttctacttggggaaaggggggacgagctttacgtttcagagtcatggatttcatctgaactaggagtggcgtaagtggtcgagtggcgccggcccagccttattatattggttcaaatggcccggaagttccgctaagacggtccattccttaggagtccagtgttcggttgataagtaaatccgacaggttctcctctacatgtagaaaatggtggggttgcactactacgactgatcatcgtgagtggtcttcctggcgcggcaaactcccgtaatgagttcatcatccaattggatatttctgcaacactacccagagcacttcaatagaaaggctacggttgggcgattgttgggtgttggcagggtcaagttttcaaaatgatgtttgcatcaaatgaagtacctcgtaacttcattttattttgatgatattttaaagattgattctatacaagttttgtcttgtagctgaatctatgggatgaactatttatacattgaacggtggtagttcaagtagtattcggaaaagatataagtatattggagtatcttgtaacttcatcttttaaacttatatctagtaaatgattatcttgtgcatgtcaaagattttcagaaaaacgtttagacaaggttagatatatgagatcaccttgcaacgatatttttttatacagttataaactggaactctgtgtatattatacatgtcagaggatttcaaagattgtgaaaagtatatatatatatatatatatactgaatcttttgtgacttggtcgcgttaagatatcagcttggttcatttcttcttgaccaagactttcatgagtactatgagaatgctcatatattgttaattattatacatattattttggtgggcttgtttctcacccttgctttcttctttcatcacacaacatcagatagacaagatgaacaggatcaagctcccaattcgcgagcggataggaaacgttccgcagtttcctgtaggcgttgatgccattgtagctgaggtaggatctaccaataggctaggctttcaactcttgatgtaccagacttatgtatacttatgaattgtaataatggcaagggaaatgtaaatttattcagaaacccttttaaggtgtaatggcaaataattgtggaataaaatgactcgtgttatttttggatattcatctctgagactataacttgtggtgtgtgtgtttattgtggggtcacagtacggagtagttgattgtttattaagattgggtgttattaagggaaatggaactcgtgacaacccggatccccgaccccggatttgggggtgttacagaaatggtatcagagcgaagcgttataaacctcagagatgaagtgacgttaaaatattaagttcactaagataataagaactcttgccaagttcatagtcagactacctaacgtagtactgacagttaaaacccttatgtgaacccttataaatatcgtgatagaagcgtagttcgttatcgtatatggtagtgggactccgaacc
This sequence is a window from Apium graveolens cultivar Ventura chromosome 9, ASM990537v1, whole genome shotgun sequence. Protein-coding genes within it:
- the LOC141685532 gene encoding uncharacterized protein LOC141685532, which produces MLNFMDAFSGYNQVRMNPEDIAKIAFITHRAVYAFIMMPFGLINAGATYPKMMNTIFKSQMGRNIESYVDDMISKSLMIPDHIKDLKECFDNLRRYNMKLNPKKCAFRVPSGKFLGFLVSERGIEANSEKINAIIEMKIPRTQKDIQIWLDVWWPSAAIKAQALAEFVIECTFPEQQPPASHELTQEEANPGTDCWKFYVDGSSTSERSRAGLILISPEGFTIQQVITFAFKATNNQAKYEALISGHRLAKSLGISKMVIYSDSQIVVKQTNGEYIVKDPTLAQYQAMVQNILGTTPDITKLQINRKENSKADELSKLMQNTSDLTSSVYFEELEAPNTAQFEVLCIGSTNNWMTPYIVYLRDRTHPEDQNKARYLKHKAAHFFLKNG